The Desulfuromonas versatilis genome has a segment encoding these proteins:
- a CDS encoding B12-binding domain-containing radical SAM protein, producing MNVLLIQPPSQTPLMDQVYLFEPLALEYLGAGLKQDGHSVRLLDARLDPDVDGCLREFKPDVVGLTAFTSHLNIVKRLAEQIRGRLPQAFLVIGGHHATVCPEDFNDSAFDLVVIGEGVMAMKEILRQLAQNGPFSGIDGLGIPDPQGMRFTRPRPYTPLDELPFPDRALTAPYRAHYFSEWFKPLASIRTSLGCTARCTFCALWGITEGKYLRRDPLAVVEELKGIAEENIFFCDDESMCDTLRMGKLAELIRTAGIRKKYFLYARADTIVKHPELFARWAEIGLSQVFVGMEDFSNERLAKMKKGVSTDQQTEAARILRELGVMMYASFMVDPDYSREDFQALTRYIRDLKLSHATFTVMTPLPGTELHAARRQELLSNKPELYDMLHALLPTRLPLPEFYDQMAKLYAGAVPMRRSLPTLLRYGLHGLLLRFRLFGSFLKRLRAAHLDY from the coding sequence ATGAACGTATTGCTGATTCAACCGCCGAGCCAGACTCCGCTGATGGACCAGGTCTACCTTTTTGAACCGCTGGCCCTCGAATACCTGGGTGCCGGCCTGAAGCAGGACGGCCATAGCGTGCGCCTGCTCGACGCCCGCCTCGACCCCGACGTCGATGGCTGTCTGCGTGAATTCAAGCCCGACGTGGTCGGGCTGACGGCATTCACCAGCCACCTGAATATCGTCAAACGGCTCGCCGAGCAGATCCGCGGCCGGCTGCCCCAGGCCTTTCTGGTCATCGGCGGCCATCACGCCACGGTGTGCCCGGAGGATTTCAACGACAGCGCCTTCGACCTGGTGGTCATTGGCGAGGGCGTAATGGCCATGAAAGAGATCCTGCGCCAACTCGCCCAGAACGGACCGTTTTCGGGCATTGACGGGCTGGGCATTCCCGACCCGCAGGGCATGCGGTTCACACGGCCGCGACCCTATACCCCGCTGGATGAGCTGCCCTTTCCCGACCGGGCCCTGACGGCGCCGTATCGCGCCCATTATTTCAGCGAGTGGTTCAAGCCGCTGGCCTCGATCCGCACCTCCCTCGGCTGCACCGCCCGCTGCACCTTCTGCGCGCTTTGGGGGATCACCGAGGGCAAATACCTGCGCCGCGACCCGCTCGCGGTGGTCGAGGAGCTCAAGGGGATTGCCGAGGAGAACATCTTTTTCTGCGACGACGAATCGATGTGCGACACCCTGCGGATGGGGAAACTGGCTGAACTGATTCGAACCGCCGGCATTCGCAAAAAATATTTCCTTTATGCCCGAGCCGACACTATCGTCAAGCATCCCGAACTCTTTGCCCGCTGGGCCGAGATCGGATTGTCGCAGGTCTTCGTGGGGATGGAGGATTTCTCCAACGAGCGGCTGGCGAAGATGAAAAAGGGAGTGTCCACGGATCAGCAGACCGAGGCGGCGCGGATTCTCAGGGAGCTCGGCGTGATGATGTACGCCTCGTTCATGGTCGATCCCGATTACAGCCGCGAGGATTTCCAGGCGCTTACCCGCTACATCCGTGACCTGAAGCTGAGTCACGCGACCTTCACGGTCATGACCCCTCTGCCCGGCACCGAGCTGCATGCCGCCCGTCGGCAGGAACTGCTCAGCAACAAGCCTGAACTCTACGATATGCTCCACGCCCTGCTGCCCACCAGGCTGCCGCTGCCGGAATTCTACGACCAAATGGCCAAACTTTACGCCGGGGCTGTGCCGATGCGGCGCTCCCTGCCGACCCTGCTTCGATACGGCCTGCACGGTTTGCTGCTGCGCTTTCGCCTCTTCGGCTCGTTTCTGAAACGGCTGCGGGCCGCCCATCTCGATTATTGA
- a CDS encoding manganese efflux pump MntP, with amino-acid sequence MDNLTLLGIAIALAMDAFAVALGAGMTLSTLTGRHLFRLGWHFGLFQAMMPVIGWLAGMSVQRWIAAYDHWIAFALLGWVGGKMIHEAFQDEDEDAEPRDPTRGMTMVMLSIATSIDALAVGLSLGMLGVDIWMPALVIGLVAGVLTVAGMLLGRRIGGIWGKRVEVIGGVVLIGIGLKILLEHTLLAGG; translated from the coding sequence TTGGATAACCTGACCCTGCTGGGAATCGCCATCGCCCTCGCCATGGACGCCTTCGCCGTGGCCCTGGGCGCCGGCATGACCCTCTCCACCCTGACCGGGCGGCACCTGTTCCGGCTCGGCTGGCATTTCGGCCTGTTCCAGGCAATGATGCCGGTGATCGGCTGGCTGGCCGGGATGAGCGTGCAGCGCTGGATCGCCGCCTACGACCACTGGATCGCCTTCGCCCTGCTCGGCTGGGTGGGCGGCAAGATGATCCACGAGGCGTTCCAGGACGAGGATGAAGACGCCGAGCCCAGGGACCCCACCCGGGGCATGACTATGGTGATGCTCTCGATCGCCACCAGCATCGACGCCCTGGCCGTGGGCCTGTCGCTGGGGATGCTCGGGGTCGACATCTGGATGCCGGCGCTGGTCATCGGCCTGGTCGCCGGCGTCCTGACCGTCGCCGGCATGCTGCTCGGCCGGCGTATCGGCGGCATCTGGGGCAAACGGGTGGAGGTGATCGGCGGGGTGGTGCTGATCGGCATCGGTCTCAAGATCCTGCTCGAGCATACCCTGCTCGCCGGCGGCTAG
- a CDS encoding DsbC family protein: protein MRFLFCAILLLLAAGPALAMNGDGCGAGKCNDCHSMSLTEAKDLLQAGVDQVNSVDFSELPGLFVVEVEKQGQKFPIYVDFSKQYVISGNIIRLKDKQNITQQRKAELNRVDLSRIPLDDALLLGSAKASKKVVVFTDPECPYCKKLHPELQEVVKRDPDIAFLIKLFPLKMHPNAYQVSQSIVCAKSMAMLESSFAGKTIPPPACKTGVVDQTLALVEDLGIRSTPTLVLPDGLVLPGYKQADQLLQILGSKVAAEAPAK, encoded by the coding sequence ATGCGGTTTTTGTTTTGCGCGATACTCCTGCTGCTGGCTGCGGGGCCGGCCCTGGCCATGAACGGGGATGGCTGCGGCGCCGGGAAATGCAACGATTGCCACAGCATGTCCCTGACCGAGGCCAAGGACCTGCTGCAGGCCGGGGTCGACCAGGTCAACAGCGTCGATTTCTCCGAGCTGCCCGGGCTGTTTGTGGTGGAGGTTGAAAAACAGGGACAGAAGTTCCCGATTTACGTGGATTTTTCCAAGCAGTACGTCATCTCCGGCAACATCATCCGGCTCAAGGACAAGCAGAACATCACCCAACAGCGCAAGGCCGAGCTGAACCGGGTGGACCTGAGCCGGATCCCCCTGGACGACGCCCTGCTGCTGGGCAGTGCCAAGGCGAGCAAAAAGGTGGTGGTGTTCACCGACCCCGAGTGCCCCTACTGCAAGAAGCTGCACCCCGAGCTGCAGGAGGTGGTCAAGCGCGACCCGGATATCGCCTTTTTGATCAAGCTCTTCCCGCTCAAGATGCATCCCAACGCCTACCAGGTCTCGCAGAGCATCGTCTGCGCCAAATCGATGGCGATGCTCGAGTCGAGCTTCGCCGGCAAGACGATCCCCCCGCCCGCCTGCAAGACCGGCGTGGTGGACCAGACCCTGGCGCTGGTCGAGGATCTCGGCATCCGCTCCACCCCGACCCTGGTGCTCCCCGACGGCCTGGTGCTGCCCGGCTACAAGCAGGCCGACCAGCTGCTGCAGATCCTCGGCTCCAAGGTCGCCGCGGAGGCTCCGGCCAAGTAA
- a CDS encoding enoyl-ACP reductase FabI gives MGLMDGKRGIIFGVANDMSIAWGIAKQLKAHGATLAFTYLNEALEKRVRPLAESLDAELILPCDVARDEDIENVFKVVEEKWGGLDFVVHSLAFANRDDLKHPFSQTSREGFMLAMDISAYSLVGITRCAAPLMKNGGSILSMTYLGATRMVPNYNVMGVAKAALEASTRYLAAELGEKGIRVNAISAGPIKTLAASGVAGLKEKIKLMDQYAPLRRAVTQDDVGRSAVYFLSDLASGVTGEVHFVDGGFSTVVPA, from the coding sequence ATGGGTTTGATGGACGGCAAGCGTGGGATCATTTTCGGTGTTGCCAACGATATGAGCATCGCCTGGGGGATCGCCAAGCAACTCAAGGCACACGGGGCGACCCTGGCCTTTACTTATCTCAACGAAGCGCTCGAGAAGCGGGTCCGGCCCCTGGCCGAGAGCCTCGACGCCGAGCTGATCCTGCCCTGCGACGTGGCCCGGGACGAGGATATCGAAAACGTGTTCAAGGTCGTGGAAGAGAAGTGGGGCGGGCTCGACTTCGTGGTCCACTCGCTGGCCTTCGCCAACCGCGACGACCTCAAGCACCCCTTCAGCCAGACCAGCCGCGAAGGGTTTATGCTGGCCATGGACATCAGCGCCTACTCGCTGGTGGGGATCACCCGCTGCGCTGCGCCGCTGATGAAGAACGGCGGCAGCATCCTGTCGATGACCTACCTCGGCGCCACCCGCATGGTGCCCAACTACAACGTCATGGGGGTCGCCAAGGCCGCCCTCGAGGCTTCCACCCGCTACCTGGCCGCCGAACTGGGCGAGAAGGGGATCCGGGTCAACGCCATCTCCGCCGGCCCGATCAAGACCCTGGCCGCCTCGGGCGTGGCCGGGCTCAAGGAGAAGATCAAGCTGATGGACCAGTACGCCCCGCTGCGCCGCGCCGTCACCCAGGACGACGTCGGCCGCTCGGCGGTCTACTTCCTCTCCGATCTGGCCAGCGGCGTCACCGGCGAAGTTCACTTCGTCGACGGTGGCTTCAGCACCGTGGTGCCGGCCTGA
- the hflX gene encoding GTPase HflX: MIHGNLTGLKSSQLKALERIYRRRIPPEQVISGELARYLTERSYEIRRQIGVIIDRQGTVLYVIVGDDREIVIPDLSGFGLGRSGLRGLRCIHTHLRGEELSQDDLADLALLRLDMMVALSVGENGLPGRVHYAHLLPPGRQGKSVEVLRASSIYDLDLDLAAFLDSLEDELERKMAETVDLSDTREKAILVSVSQASRLETENSLDELAELARTADVVVIDRLTQRPRQLNPKYLMGEGKVKEVVIRALQQGASMLIFDQELTPVQVGSISAITDLKVIDRTQLILDIFARRAHTLDGKVQVELAQLKYLAPRLVGRGTAMSRLMGGIGGRGPGETKLEIDRRRIRDRIGRLEKQLENLSRGRLQRRQRRIRAEVPIVSIVGYTNAGKSTLLNAMTQSQVFTENLLFATLDTSTRRLRFPMEREVIITDTVGFIRQLPKSLMGAFKATLEELEDADLLLHVVDLSNPRFEEQIASVERILHDLELDRIPRLLVFNKVDQVDPEEVAPLCRRFDAVPLSALERGTFSALLDELQRRFWPEEDGTD, from the coding sequence TTGATCCACGGCAACCTGACAGGCCTCAAGTCGAGCCAGCTCAAGGCGCTCGAGCGCATCTACCGCCGGCGCATCCCCCCCGAGCAGGTCATCAGCGGCGAGCTGGCCCGCTATCTCACCGAACGCTCCTACGAAATTCGTCGCCAGATCGGGGTCATCATCGACCGCCAGGGGACGGTGCTCTACGTCATCGTCGGCGACGACCGCGAGATCGTCATCCCCGACCTGAGCGGCTTCGGCCTGGGGCGCAGCGGCCTGCGCGGGCTGCGCTGCATCCACACCCACCTGCGCGGCGAGGAGCTCTCCCAGGACGACCTCGCCGACCTGGCGCTGCTGCGCCTGGACATGATGGTGGCCCTGTCGGTGGGCGAGAACGGCCTGCCCGGCCGGGTGCACTACGCCCACCTGCTGCCCCCCGGGCGCCAGGGCAAGAGCGTCGAGGTGCTGCGCGCTTCGAGCATCTATGATCTCGACCTCGACCTGGCGGCGTTTCTCGACTCGCTCGAGGACGAGCTCGAGCGCAAGATGGCCGAGACCGTCGATCTCTCCGACACCCGGGAGAAGGCGATCCTGGTTTCGGTCAGCCAGGCCTCGCGCCTGGAGACGGAGAACTCCCTCGACGAGCTGGCCGAGCTGGCCCGCACCGCCGACGTGGTGGTCATCGACCGGCTTACCCAGCGCCCCCGCCAGCTCAACCCCAAGTACCTGATGGGGGAGGGGAAGGTCAAGGAGGTGGTGATCCGCGCCCTGCAGCAGGGGGCGAGCATGCTGATCTTCGACCAGGAGCTGACCCCGGTGCAGGTCGGCTCGATCTCGGCCATCACCGACCTCAAGGTCATCGACCGCACCCAGCTGATCCTCGATATTTTCGCCCGGCGGGCCCACACCCTCGACGGCAAGGTCCAGGTCGAGCTGGCCCAGCTCAAGTACCTGGCGCCGCGCCTGGTCGGCCGCGGCACGGCCATGAGCCGGCTGATGGGCGGGATCGGCGGCCGCGGCCCGGGGGAAACCAAGCTCGAGATCGACCGCCGGCGCATCCGCGACCGCATCGGCCGGCTCGAGAAGCAGCTCGAGAACCTCTCGCGGGGGCGCCTGCAGCGGCGCCAGCGGCGCATCCGCGCCGAGGTGCCCATCGTCTCCATCGTCGGCTACACCAACGCCGGCAAGTCCACCCTGCTCAACGCCATGACCCAGAGCCAGGTATTTACCGAAAACCTGCTCTTCGCCACCCTCGACACCTCGACGCGCCGTCTGCGCTTCCCCATGGAGCGCGAGGTGATCATCACCGACACCGTCGGCTTCATCCGCCAGCTCCCCAAGAGCCTGATGGGCGCCTTCAAGGCGACCCTCGAAGAGCTGGAGGACGCCGATCTGCTGCTGCACGTGGTCGATCTCTCCAACCCCCGCTTCGAGGAGCAGATCGCCTCGGTGGAGCGGATCTTGCACGACCTGGAGCTCGACCGGATCCCCCGGCTGCTGGTGTTCAACAAGGTCGACCAGGTCGATCCGGAGGAGGTCGCGCCGCTGTGCCGGCGCTTCGATGCGGTTCCCCTCAGCGCCCTGGAGCGCGGCACCTTCAGCGCCTTGCTCGACGAGCTGCAGCGCCGCTTCTGGCCCGAAGAGGACGGAACTGATTGA